In a single window of the Desulfocurvus vexinensis DSM 17965 genome:
- a CDS encoding helix-turn-helix domain-containing protein, producing the protein MAEIEDRWLSVDEIGKYLGVSSDTVYRWIDKHAMPAHRMGRLWKFKKDEVDEWVKAGGAADKNRQDKAE; encoded by the coding sequence AGATAGAAGACCGCTGGTTATCAGTAGACGAAATAGGCAAATACCTCGGTGTCAGCAGCGACACCGTTTACCGCTGGATCGACAAGCATGCGATGCCCGCCCATCGCATGGGCCGTCTTTGGAAGTTCAAGAAAGACGAGGTCGACGAGTGGGTGAAGGCTGGCGGCGCGGCGGACAAGAACAGACAGGATAAGGCAGAATGA
- a CDS encoding type I restriction-modification system subunit M N-terminal domain-containing protein, translating into MSNHKETERADLHKTIWRIANDLRGSVDGWDFKTYVLGMLFYRFISENLTSYLNLQERKAGNPDFD; encoded by the coding sequence ATGAGCAACCACAAGGAAACCGAACGCGCAGATCTTCACAAAACCATCTGGCGCATCGCCAACGATCTGCGCGGCAGCGTGGATGGCTGGGATTTCAAGACTTATGTGCTCGGCATGCTGTTCTACCGCTTTATCTCCGAAAACCTGACCAGCTACCTCAATCTGCAGGAGCGCAAGGCAGGTAATCCGGACTTCGAT